The following are encoded in a window of Sminthopsis crassicaudata isolate SCR6 chromosome 5, ASM4859323v1, whole genome shotgun sequence genomic DNA:
- the XCR1 gene encoding chemokine XC receptor 1, whose amino-acid sequence MAYTWGSDPDYETTTFNYSDDLSDFSGHLCENGDNFNLVTLNHTVFYVLVFLFSLIGNNLVVWVLVRYESLESLTNIFILNLCLSDLLFSCLLPFLIAVHYYNWIFGEFLCKLYNLLFHISLYSSIIFLMVMTVQRYLSVVHPLSSLGSYSRRSKAWIITGIWMASILASVPDTIFHTVLSDKSCHYSELKWFLLSVYEHNFFFLFSMVIILFCYVQILRTLFRSPSKRRHRTVRLIFTIVMAYFLSWAPYNVIMFLNTLIELQLIQNCEVSKHIFYSFEICKEIAFSHCCFNPVLYVFVGVKFRRHLKMLCRRLWPWKWSLSPLPQSPGAFFYDEASFY is encoded by the coding sequence ATGGCTTATACATGGGGCTCAGATCCAGACTATGAAACTACAACTTTCAACTACAGTGACGACCTCTCTGACTTCTCTGGCCACCTATGTGAGAATGGTGATAACTTTAACTTAGTGACTCTGAACCATACGGTCTTCTATGTCTTGGTGTTTCTATTCAGCCTTATTGGAAACAACCTAGTGGTGTGGGTCCTGGTGAGGTATGAAAGTCTGGAATCCCTCACCAACATCTTCATCCTTAACCTCTGTCTCTCAGACCTGCTCTTCTCTTGCCTGCTACCCTTCTTGATTGCGGTGCACTACTACAACTGGATTTTCGGAGAGTTCTTGTGTAAGCTGTATAACTTGCTTTTCCACATCAGCCTCTACAGCAGCATCATTTTCCTGATGGTGATGACGGTCCAAAGGTACCTGTCTGTGGTGCATCCCCTGTCGAGCCTGGGCAGCTACTCCCGTCGCAGCAAAGCCTGGATCATCACGGGCATCTGGATGGCCAGCATCCTGGCATCTGTTCCCGACACCATTTTCCACACGGTACTCTCTGACAAATCTTGTCATTATTCTGAGCTCAAGTGGTTCCTGCTGTCGGTCTACGAGCAcaacttcttctttctcttctccatggTGATCATTCTGTTCTGCTATGTTCAGATCCTCAGGACCCTGTTTCGGTCTCCCTCCAAGAGGCGACACCGGACAGTCAGGCTCATTTTTACCATTGTGATGGCTTACTTTCTCAGCTGGGCCCCCTACAATGTGATCATGTTCCTGAATACACTGATAGAACTCCAGCTCATCCAGAACTGTGAAGTCAGCAAGCACATATTTTACTCTTTTGAAATCTGCAAGGAGATTGCCTTCTCCCACTGTTGCTTCAACCCGGTACTCTATGTGTTTGTGGGGGTTAAGTTTCGGAGGCACCTGAAAATGCTCTGTCGCAGACTCTGGCCATGGAAGTGGAGCCTTAGCCCTTTACCCCAATCCCCAGGGGCTTTCTTTTACGATGAAGCTTCCTTCTACTGA